From one Diorhabda carinulata isolate Delta chromosome 12, icDioCari1.1, whole genome shotgun sequence genomic stretch:
- the LOC130900070 gene encoding ubiquitin-like protein 5, with translation MIEITCNDRLGKKVRVKCNPDDTVGDLKKLIAAQTGTRWDKIILKKWYTTFKDHIQLQDYEIHDGMNIELYYQ, from the exons atgatagaaataACTTGCAACGACCGTTTGGGTAAAAAGGTAAGGGTTAAATGTAACCCCGACGATACAGTTGGAGATCTGAAGAAACTTATTGCGGCGCAAACTGGAACACGATgggataaaataattttgaagaaatggtATACTACTTTTAAGGACCACATTCAACTGCAAGATT atgaAATTCATGATGggatgaatattgaattatattatcaataa